The following coding sequences lie in one Mus musculus strain C57BL/6J chromosome 11, GRCm38.p6 C57BL/6J genomic window:
- the Flot2 gene encoding flotillin-2 isoform X2, with amino-acid sequence MTEKELLAVACEQFLGKNVQDIKNVVLQTLEGHLRSILGTLTVEQIYQDRDQFAKLVREVAAPDVGRMGIEILSFTIKDVYDKVDYLSSLGKTQTAVVQRDADIGVAEAERDAGIREAECKKEMLDVKFMADTKIADSKRAFELQKSAFSEEVNIKTAEAQLAYELQGAREQQKIRQEEIEIEVVQRKKQIAVEAQEILRTDKELIATVRRPAEAEAHRIQQIAEGEKVKQVLLAQAEAEKIRKIGEAEAAVIEAMGKAEAERMKLKAEAYQKYGDAAKMALVLEALPQIAAKISAPLTKVDEIVVLSGDNSKVTSEVNRLLAELPASVHALTGVDLSKIPLIKNATGAQV; translated from the exons ATGACGGAGAAGGAGCTCCTGGCTGTAGCCTGTGAACAGTTCCTGGGCAAGAACGTACAGGACATTAAGAACGTCGTGCTGCAGACCCTGGAGGGGCATCTACGCTCTATCCTAG GGACTCTGACTGTAGAACAGATTTATCAGGACCGAGACCAGTTTGCCAAGCTGGTGCGGGAAGTGGCGGCCCCCGATGTTGGCCGCATGGGCATCGAGATCCTCAGCTTCACCATCAAG GATGTTTATGACAAAGTAGACTATCTGAGCTCCCTGGGCAAGACACAGACTGCTGTGGTGCAGAGAGATGCAGACATTGGTGTGGCAGAGGCAGAACGGGACGCAGGCATCCGG GAAGCTGAATGCAAGAAGGAGATGCTAGATGTGAAGTTCATGGCAGACACCAAGATCGCTGACTCTAAGAGAGCCTTTGAGCTTCAAAAGTCAGCCTTCAGCGAGGAAGTCAACATCAAG ACAGCTGAGGCCCAGTTGGCCTATGAGCTGCAAGGGGCCCGCGAGCAACAGAAGATCCGGCAGGAAGAGATTGAGATTGAGGTCGTACAGCGCAAGAAGCAGATCGCCGTGGAGGCGCAGGAGATCCTCCGCACCGACAAGGAGCTCATCGCCACCGTGCGCCGCCCTGCAGAGGCTGAGGCCCACCGCATCCAGCAGATCGCTGAGGGCGAAAA GGTGAAACAAGTCCTCTTGGCACAAGCAGAAGCTGAGAAGATTCGCAAaattggagaggcagaggcagcagtcATTGAGGCAATGGGCAAGGCCGAGGCTGAGCGGATGAAGCTTAAGGCTGAGGCCTACCAGAAGTATGGGGATGCAGCCAAGATGGCCTTGGTGCTGGAGGCCCTGCCCCAG ATTGCTGCCAAGATCTCCGCGCCCCTGACTAAAGTCGATGAGATTGTGGTTCTCAGTGGGGACAACAGCAAGGTGACATCAGAAGTAAACCGGCTGCTAGCAGAACTGCCAGCCTCTGTGCACGCCCTCACCGGTGTGGACCTTTCAAAG ATACCCCTGATCAAGAACGCCACTGGTGCACAGGTGTGA
- the Flot2 gene encoding flotillin-2 isoform 3 (isoform 3 is encoded by transcript variant 3), translating to MGNCHTVGPNEALVVSGGCCGSDYKQYVFGGWAWAWWCISDTQSLRLCWPGWVEILRAPHRAAVYQASVLIWISLEIMTLQPRCEDVETAEGVALTVTGVAQVKIMTEKELLAVACEQFLGKNVQDIKNVVLQTLEGHLRSILGTLTVEQIYQDRDQFAKLVREVAAPDVGRMGIEILSFTIKDVYDKVDYLSSLGKTQTAVVQRDADIGVAEAERDAGIREAECKKEMLDVKFMADTKIADSKRAFELQKSAFSEEVNIKTAEAQLAYELQGAREQQKIRQEEIEIEVVQRKKQIAVEAQEILRTDKELIATVRRPAEAEAHRIQQIAEGEKVKQVLLAQAEAEKIRKIGEAEAAVIEAMGKAEAERMKLKAEAYQKYGDAAKMALVLEALPQIAAKISAPLTKVDEIVVLSGDNSKVTSEVNRLLAELPASVHALTGVDLSKIPLIKNATGAQV from the exons GAGGCTGTTGTGGTTCTGACTACAAACAGTATGTGTTTGGAGGCTGGGCTTGGGCCTGGTGGTGTATCTCGGACACTCAGAG CCTGAGACTGTGCTGGCCTGGGTGGGTGGAAATACTGAGAGCACCACACCGTGCGGCAGTATATCAGGCATCAGTGCTTATCTG GATTTCCCTAGAGATTATGACGTTGCAGCCCCGCTGTGAGGACGTAGAGACGGCCGAGGGGGTAGCTTTAACTGTGACGGGTGTCGCCCAG GTGAAGATCATGACGGAGAAGGAGCTCCTGGCTGTAGCCTGTGAACAGTTCCTGGGCAAGAACGTACAGGACATTAAGAACGTCGTGCTGCAGACCCTGGAGGGGCATCTACGCTCTATCCTAG GGACTCTGACTGTAGAACAGATTTATCAGGACCGAGACCAGTTTGCCAAGCTGGTGCGGGAAGTGGCGGCCCCCGATGTTGGCCGCATGGGCATCGAGATCCTCAGCTTCACCATCAAG GATGTTTATGACAAAGTAGACTATCTGAGCTCCCTGGGCAAGACACAGACTGCTGTGGTGCAGAGAGATGCAGACATTGGTGTGGCAGAGGCAGAACGGGACGCAGGCATCCGG GAAGCTGAATGCAAGAAGGAGATGCTAGATGTGAAGTTCATGGCAGACACCAAGATCGCTGACTCTAAGAGAGCCTTTGAGCTTCAAAAGTCAGCCTTCAGCGAGGAAGTCAACATCAAG ACAGCTGAGGCCCAGTTGGCCTATGAGCTGCAAGGGGCCCGCGAGCAACAGAAGATCCGGCAGGAAGAGATTGAGATTGAGGTCGTACAGCGCAAGAAGCAGATCGCCGTGGAGGCGCAGGAGATCCTCCGCACCGACAAGGAGCTCATCGCCACCGTGCGCCGCCCTGCAGAGGCTGAGGCCCACCGCATCCAGCAGATCGCTGAGGGCGAAAA GGTGAAACAAGTCCTCTTGGCACAAGCAGAAGCTGAGAAGATTCGCAAaattggagaggcagaggcagcagtcATTGAGGCAATGGGCAAGGCCGAGGCTGAGCGGATGAAGCTTAAGGCTGAGGCCTACCAGAAGTATGGGGATGCAGCCAAGATGGCCTTGGTGCTGGAGGCCCTGCCCCAG ATTGCTGCCAAGATCTCCGCGCCCCTGACTAAAGTCGATGAGATTGTGGTTCTCAGTGGGGACAACAGCAAGGTGACATCAGAAGTAAACCGGCTGCTAGCAGAACTGCCAGCCTCTGTGCACGCCCTCACCGGTGTGGACCTTTCAAAG ATACCCCTGATCAAGAACGCCACTGGTGCACAGGTGTGA
- the Flot2 gene encoding flotillin-2 isoform 1 (isoform 1 is encoded by transcript variant 1), with the protein MGNCHTVGPNEALVVSGGCCGSDYKQYVFGGWAWAWWCISDTQRISLEIMTLQPRCEDVETAEGVALTVTGVAQVKIMTEKELLAVACEQFLGKNVQDIKNVVLQTLEGHLRSILGTLTVEQIYQDRDQFAKLVREVAAPDVGRMGIEILSFTIKDVYDKVDYLSSLGKTQTAVVQRDADIGVAEAERDAGIREAECKKEMLDVKFMADTKIADSKRAFELQKSAFSEEVNIKTAEAQLAYELQGAREQQKIRQEEIEIEVVQRKKQIAVEAQEILRTDKELIATVRRPAEAEAHRIQQIAEGEKVKQVLLAQAEAEKIRKIGEAEAAVIEAMGKAEAERMKLKAEAYQKYGDAAKMALVLEALPQIAAKISAPLTKVDEIVVLSGDNSKVTSEVNRLLAELPASVHALTGVDLSKIPLIKNATGAQV; encoded by the exons GAGGCTGTTGTGGTTCTGACTACAAACAGTATGTGTTTGGAGGCTGGGCTTGGGCCTGGTGGTGTATCTCGGACACTCAGAG GATTTCCCTAGAGATTATGACGTTGCAGCCCCGCTGTGAGGACGTAGAGACGGCCGAGGGGGTAGCTTTAACTGTGACGGGTGTCGCCCAG GTGAAGATCATGACGGAGAAGGAGCTCCTGGCTGTAGCCTGTGAACAGTTCCTGGGCAAGAACGTACAGGACATTAAGAACGTCGTGCTGCAGACCCTGGAGGGGCATCTACGCTCTATCCTAG GGACTCTGACTGTAGAACAGATTTATCAGGACCGAGACCAGTTTGCCAAGCTGGTGCGGGAAGTGGCGGCCCCCGATGTTGGCCGCATGGGCATCGAGATCCTCAGCTTCACCATCAAG GATGTTTATGACAAAGTAGACTATCTGAGCTCCCTGGGCAAGACACAGACTGCTGTGGTGCAGAGAGATGCAGACATTGGTGTGGCAGAGGCAGAACGGGACGCAGGCATCCGG GAAGCTGAATGCAAGAAGGAGATGCTAGATGTGAAGTTCATGGCAGACACCAAGATCGCTGACTCTAAGAGAGCCTTTGAGCTTCAAAAGTCAGCCTTCAGCGAGGAAGTCAACATCAAG ACAGCTGAGGCCCAGTTGGCCTATGAGCTGCAAGGGGCCCGCGAGCAACAGAAGATCCGGCAGGAAGAGATTGAGATTGAGGTCGTACAGCGCAAGAAGCAGATCGCCGTGGAGGCGCAGGAGATCCTCCGCACCGACAAGGAGCTCATCGCCACCGTGCGCCGCCCTGCAGAGGCTGAGGCCCACCGCATCCAGCAGATCGCTGAGGGCGAAAA GGTGAAACAAGTCCTCTTGGCACAAGCAGAAGCTGAGAAGATTCGCAAaattggagaggcagaggcagcagtcATTGAGGCAATGGGCAAGGCCGAGGCTGAGCGGATGAAGCTTAAGGCTGAGGCCTACCAGAAGTATGGGGATGCAGCCAAGATGGCCTTGGTGCTGGAGGCCCTGCCCCAG ATTGCTGCCAAGATCTCCGCGCCCCTGACTAAAGTCGATGAGATTGTGGTTCTCAGTGGGGACAACAGCAAGGTGACATCAGAAGTAAACCGGCTGCTAGCAGAACTGCCAGCCTCTGTGCACGCCCTCACCGGTGTGGACCTTTCAAAG ATACCCCTGATCAAGAACGCCACTGGTGCACAGGTGTGA
- the Flot2 gene encoding flotillin-2 isoform 5 (isoform 5 is encoded by transcript variant 5), translating into MGNCHTVGPNEALVVSGGCCGSDYKQYVFGGWAWAWWCISDTQRLSLEVMTILCRCENIETSEGVPLFVTGVAQVKIMTEKELLAVACEQFLGKNVQDIKNVVLQTLEGHLRSILGTLTVEQIYQDRDQFAKLVREVAAPDVGRMGIEILSFTIKDVYDKVDYLSSLGKTQTAVVQRDADIGVAEAERDAGIREAECKKEMLDVKFMADTKIADSKRAFELQKSAFSEEVNIKTAEAQLAYELQGAREQQKIRQEEIEIEVVQRKKQIAVEAQEILRTDKELIATVRRPAEAEAHRIQQIAEGEKVKQVLLAQAEAEKIRKIGEAEAAVIEAMGKAEAERMKLKAEAYQKYGDAAKMALVLEALPQIAAKISAPLTKVDEIVVLSGDNSKVTSEVNRLLAELPASVHALTGVDLSKIPLIKNATGAQV; encoded by the exons GAGGCTGTTGTGGTTCTGACTACAAACAGTATGTGTTTGGAGGCTGGGCTTGGGCCTGGTGGTGTATCTCGGACACTCAGAG ACTGTCTCTGGAGGTTATGACCATCCTGTGTCGCTGTGAGAATATTGAGACGTCGGAGGGGGTCCCGCTATTCGTAACAGGGGTTGCACAG GTGAAGATCATGACGGAGAAGGAGCTCCTGGCTGTAGCCTGTGAACAGTTCCTGGGCAAGAACGTACAGGACATTAAGAACGTCGTGCTGCAGACCCTGGAGGGGCATCTACGCTCTATCCTAG GGACTCTGACTGTAGAACAGATTTATCAGGACCGAGACCAGTTTGCCAAGCTGGTGCGGGAAGTGGCGGCCCCCGATGTTGGCCGCATGGGCATCGAGATCCTCAGCTTCACCATCAAG GATGTTTATGACAAAGTAGACTATCTGAGCTCCCTGGGCAAGACACAGACTGCTGTGGTGCAGAGAGATGCAGACATTGGTGTGGCAGAGGCAGAACGGGACGCAGGCATCCGG GAAGCTGAATGCAAGAAGGAGATGCTAGATGTGAAGTTCATGGCAGACACCAAGATCGCTGACTCTAAGAGAGCCTTTGAGCTTCAAAAGTCAGCCTTCAGCGAGGAAGTCAACATCAAG ACAGCTGAGGCCCAGTTGGCCTATGAGCTGCAAGGGGCCCGCGAGCAACAGAAGATCCGGCAGGAAGAGATTGAGATTGAGGTCGTACAGCGCAAGAAGCAGATCGCCGTGGAGGCGCAGGAGATCCTCCGCACCGACAAGGAGCTCATCGCCACCGTGCGCCGCCCTGCAGAGGCTGAGGCCCACCGCATCCAGCAGATCGCTGAGGGCGAAAA GGTGAAACAAGTCCTCTTGGCACAAGCAGAAGCTGAGAAGATTCGCAAaattggagaggcagaggcagcagtcATTGAGGCAATGGGCAAGGCCGAGGCTGAGCGGATGAAGCTTAAGGCTGAGGCCTACCAGAAGTATGGGGATGCAGCCAAGATGGCCTTGGTGCTGGAGGCCCTGCCCCAG ATTGCTGCCAAGATCTCCGCGCCCCTGACTAAAGTCGATGAGATTGTGGTTCTCAGTGGGGACAACAGCAAGGTGACATCAGAAGTAAACCGGCTGCTAGCAGAACTGCCAGCCTCTGTGCACGCCCTCACCGGTGTGGACCTTTCAAAG ATACCCCTGATCAAGAACGCCACTGGTGCACAGGTGTGA
- the Flot2 gene encoding flotillin-2 isoform 2 (isoform 2 is encoded by transcript variant 4) — MTLQPRCEDVETAEGVALTVTGVAQVKIMTEKELLAVACEQFLGKNVQDIKNVVLQTLEGHLRSILGTLTVEQIYQDRDQFAKLVREVAAPDVGRMGIEILSFTIKDVYDKVDYLSSLGKTQTAVVQRDADIGVAEAERDAGIREAECKKEMLDVKFMADTKIADSKRAFELQKSAFSEEVNIKTAEAQLAYELQGAREQQKIRQEEIEIEVVQRKKQIAVEAQEILRTDKELIATVRRPAEAEAHRIQQIAEGEKVKQVLLAQAEAEKIRKIGEAEAAVIEAMGKAEAERMKLKAEAYQKYGDAAKMALVLEALPQIAAKISAPLTKVDEIVVLSGDNSKVTSEVNRLLAELPASVHALTGVDLSKIPLIKNATGAQV, encoded by the exons ATGACGTTGCAGCCCCGCTGTGAGGACGTAGAGACGGCCGAGGGGGTAGCTTTAACTGTGACGGGTGTCGCCCAG GTGAAGATCATGACGGAGAAGGAGCTCCTGGCTGTAGCCTGTGAACAGTTCCTGGGCAAGAACGTACAGGACATTAAGAACGTCGTGCTGCAGACCCTGGAGGGGCATCTACGCTCTATCCTAG GGACTCTGACTGTAGAACAGATTTATCAGGACCGAGACCAGTTTGCCAAGCTGGTGCGGGAAGTGGCGGCCCCCGATGTTGGCCGCATGGGCATCGAGATCCTCAGCTTCACCATCAAG GATGTTTATGACAAAGTAGACTATCTGAGCTCCCTGGGCAAGACACAGACTGCTGTGGTGCAGAGAGATGCAGACATTGGTGTGGCAGAGGCAGAACGGGACGCAGGCATCCGG GAAGCTGAATGCAAGAAGGAGATGCTAGATGTGAAGTTCATGGCAGACACCAAGATCGCTGACTCTAAGAGAGCCTTTGAGCTTCAAAAGTCAGCCTTCAGCGAGGAAGTCAACATCAAG ACAGCTGAGGCCCAGTTGGCCTATGAGCTGCAAGGGGCCCGCGAGCAACAGAAGATCCGGCAGGAAGAGATTGAGATTGAGGTCGTACAGCGCAAGAAGCAGATCGCCGTGGAGGCGCAGGAGATCCTCCGCACCGACAAGGAGCTCATCGCCACCGTGCGCCGCCCTGCAGAGGCTGAGGCCCACCGCATCCAGCAGATCGCTGAGGGCGAAAA GGTGAAACAAGTCCTCTTGGCACAAGCAGAAGCTGAGAAGATTCGCAAaattggagaggcagaggcagcagtcATTGAGGCAATGGGCAAGGCCGAGGCTGAGCGGATGAAGCTTAAGGCTGAGGCCTACCAGAAGTATGGGGATGCAGCCAAGATGGCCTTGGTGCTGGAGGCCCTGCCCCAG ATTGCTGCCAAGATCTCCGCGCCCCTGACTAAAGTCGATGAGATTGTGGTTCTCAGTGGGGACAACAGCAAGGTGACATCAGAAGTAAACCGGCTGCTAGCAGAACTGCCAGCCTCTGTGCACGCCCTCACCGGTGTGGACCTTTCAAAG ATACCCCTGATCAAGAACGCCACTGGTGCACAGGTGTGA
- the Flot2 gene encoding flotillin-2 isoform X1 — MPRLLLRLSLEVMTILCRCENIETSEGVPLFVTGVAQVKIMTEKELLAVACEQFLGKNVQDIKNVVLQTLEGHLRSILGTLTVEQIYQDRDQFAKLVREVAAPDVGRMGIEILSFTIKDVYDKVDYLSSLGKTQTAVVQRDADIGVAEAERDAGIREAECKKEMLDVKFMADTKIADSKRAFELQKSAFSEEVNIKTAEAQLAYELQGAREQQKIRQEEIEIEVVQRKKQIAVEAQEILRTDKELIATVRRPAEAEAHRIQQIAEGEKVKQVLLAQAEAEKIRKIGEAEAAVIEAMGKAEAERMKLKAEAYQKYGDAAKMALVLEALPQIAAKISAPLTKVDEIVVLSGDNSKVTSEVNRLLAELPASVHALTGVDLSKIPLIKNATGAQV; from the exons ATGCCCCGGCTGCTCCTCAGACTGTCTCTGGAGGTTATGACCATCCTGTGTCGCTGTGAGAATATTGAGACGTCGGAGGGGGTCCCGCTATTCGTAACAGGGGTTGCACAG GTGAAGATCATGACGGAGAAGGAGCTCCTGGCTGTAGCCTGTGAACAGTTCCTGGGCAAGAACGTACAGGACATTAAGAACGTCGTGCTGCAGACCCTGGAGGGGCATCTACGCTCTATCCTAG GGACTCTGACTGTAGAACAGATTTATCAGGACCGAGACCAGTTTGCCAAGCTGGTGCGGGAAGTGGCGGCCCCCGATGTTGGCCGCATGGGCATCGAGATCCTCAGCTTCACCATCAAG GATGTTTATGACAAAGTAGACTATCTGAGCTCCCTGGGCAAGACACAGACTGCTGTGGTGCAGAGAGATGCAGACATTGGTGTGGCAGAGGCAGAACGGGACGCAGGCATCCGG GAAGCTGAATGCAAGAAGGAGATGCTAGATGTGAAGTTCATGGCAGACACCAAGATCGCTGACTCTAAGAGAGCCTTTGAGCTTCAAAAGTCAGCCTTCAGCGAGGAAGTCAACATCAAG ACAGCTGAGGCCCAGTTGGCCTATGAGCTGCAAGGGGCCCGCGAGCAACAGAAGATCCGGCAGGAAGAGATTGAGATTGAGGTCGTACAGCGCAAGAAGCAGATCGCCGTGGAGGCGCAGGAGATCCTCCGCACCGACAAGGAGCTCATCGCCACCGTGCGCCGCCCTGCAGAGGCTGAGGCCCACCGCATCCAGCAGATCGCTGAGGGCGAAAA GGTGAAACAAGTCCTCTTGGCACAAGCAGAAGCTGAGAAGATTCGCAAaattggagaggcagaggcagcagtcATTGAGGCAATGGGCAAGGCCGAGGCTGAGCGGATGAAGCTTAAGGCTGAGGCCTACCAGAAGTATGGGGATGCAGCCAAGATGGCCTTGGTGCTGGAGGCCCTGCCCCAG ATTGCTGCCAAGATCTCCGCGCCCCTGACTAAAGTCGATGAGATTGTGGTTCTCAGTGGGGACAACAGCAAGGTGACATCAGAAGTAAACCGGCTGCTAGCAGAACTGCCAGCCTCTGTGCACGCCCTCACCGGTGTGGACCTTTCAAAG ATACCCCTGATCAAGAACGCCACTGGTGCACAGGTGTGA